A single region of the Paraburkholderia sp. SOS3 genome encodes:
- a CDS encoding GNAT family N-acetyltransferase: MNDAIRLRAATPADEPFLIRLRKLTMTAHLERAGEPVDDESHRLRARSNLHIAQIVCCNGEDIGLIKLVRSETGWHLQQLQILPAYQGRGIGTEVIRAMLAEARKARVTVSLNVLHGNPAVHLYERLGFQVTGQTSIELNMTCRP, encoded by the coding sequence ATGAACGATGCAATCCGCTTGCGCGCCGCTACGCCCGCCGACGAACCGTTTTTGATCAGGCTGCGCAAACTCACGATGACCGCGCATCTCGAACGCGCGGGCGAACCGGTCGACGACGAGTCGCACCGGCTGCGCGCACGCTCGAATCTGCACATTGCGCAGATCGTCTGTTGCAACGGCGAAGACATCGGCCTTATCAAGCTGGTGCGCTCGGAAACCGGCTGGCACCTGCAACAGCTACAGATACTACCCGCCTATCAAGGCCGAGGCATTGGCACTGAGGTGATTCGTGCCATGCTCGCCGAAGCGCGCAAGGCACGCGTCACCGTTTCTCTAAACGTGCTGCACGGCAACCCCGCGGTGCACCTGTACGAGCGACTCGGCTTTCAGGTGACCGGTCAAACTTCAATCGAACTGAACATGACCTGCAGGCCCTAG
- a CDS encoding ATP-binding protein: MIKSLRTQLVLALCAVVSIVGIVQGISSYQLSKAGMSALLDLRLEQVASRLRGSLGDAIPTIPTRGSQPARDILITIWRDDLETPYRSTDPSLPLPREAAAGFSSEMVNGEQWRIYTLRDAPKVIQVAQRSSVRHELAEKAAVNTLWPILVLVPLVCAAVMLVVRFSFRQLNRLGSEVQTVDAAHLQALPTTGVPIELRPFVDSINRMIERLARSMESERKFISDAAHELRTPLTALQLQADNLQRDIAPGNQERFQELRRGIARSGSMIAQMLRLARADASLQREAVTQVDVSDVVVAAVAEVLPIAMKRNIDIGAQEMVNAKVRAIEADLGIAIRNLVSNAIRYTPDGGKIDLRTEVRSDMVWIEVIDTGPGIAEELLPRVFDRFFRANTDIEGSGLGLSIVKAIVARYGGTASLRNRDDGQTGIVASIGFTRAA; the protein is encoded by the coding sequence ATGATCAAGTCATTAAGAACCCAGCTCGTCCTTGCGCTGTGTGCGGTGGTTAGCATCGTCGGCATCGTGCAGGGCATCAGCTCGTATCAACTGTCCAAAGCGGGCATGAGCGCCCTGCTCGATCTGCGTCTCGAGCAGGTCGCCAGCCGCCTGCGGGGCAGCCTCGGCGATGCGATCCCCACGATTCCCACACGCGGTTCGCAGCCGGCGCGCGACATCCTGATCACGATCTGGCGCGACGACCTCGAAACGCCGTACCGGTCCACCGATCCGTCGTTGCCGCTGCCGCGCGAGGCGGCGGCCGGCTTCAGCTCCGAGATGGTCAATGGCGAACAGTGGCGCATCTATACGTTGCGCGACGCGCCGAAGGTGATCCAGGTGGCGCAACGTTCGTCGGTGCGTCACGAGCTCGCGGAGAAGGCAGCGGTCAATACGCTGTGGCCGATTCTCGTGCTGGTGCCGCTTGTCTGTGCGGCCGTGATGCTCGTCGTGCGCTTCTCTTTCCGGCAGCTGAACCGGCTCGGGTCCGAAGTGCAGACGGTCGACGCCGCGCATCTGCAGGCGCTGCCCACTACCGGCGTGCCGATCGAATTGCGCCCGTTCGTCGATTCGATCAACCGGATGATCGAACGCCTCGCGCGATCGATGGAGAGCGAACGGAAGTTCATCTCCGATGCGGCGCATGAGTTGCGCACGCCGCTGACCGCCCTGCAATTGCAGGCCGATAATCTGCAACGCGACATCGCGCCGGGCAATCAGGAGCGCTTTCAGGAACTGCGCCGCGGCATTGCGCGCAGCGGCAGCATGATCGCGCAAATGCTGCGGCTCGCGCGCGCCGATGCGTCGCTGCAACGCGAGGCGGTCACGCAGGTCGACGTGTCGGACGTGGTCGTCGCGGCGGTCGCCGAAGTGCTGCCGATCGCGATGAAGCGCAATATCGACATCGGCGCGCAAGAGATGGTGAACGCAAAGGTGCGCGCGATCGAAGCAGATCTTGGCATTGCGATCCGCAATCTCGTCAGCAATGCGATTCGCTATACGCCGGACGGCGGCAAGATCGACTTGCGCACGGAGGTGCGCAGCGACATGGTCTGGATCGAGGTCATCGATACGGGACCGGGCATTGCGGAAGAGCTGCTGCCGCGCGTGTTCGACCGCTTCTTTCGTGCGAACACCGATATTGAAGGCAGTGGGCTTGGCCTTTCCATCGTCAAGGCGATCGTCGCCAGGTACGGCGGCACCGCGTCGCTCAGGAATCGCGACGATGGGCAAACGGGCATTGTCGCGTCGATCGGTTTCACGCGCGCCGCCTAG
- a CDS encoding ABC transporter substrate-binding protein, with the protein MHTELIDYAHGRQRSAAARGRWRELVAGALCLLALLIVGTRPAMAAGTATPAECKALQAKYPQLKGKTLTNAINPHTPGYEALDPNDPSKYIGFDIDLGEAIGDCLGFKMAYKPVTFAALLTTLQSGQADIVISDIYATEERAKAADFITYSKVFDGVLVAKGNPKKITGINATMCGTTAAENTGYVEVPLINNLAPACKAAGKPEATVQLYDNNANCIQAILAGRADTYINDVNTVDQAVKAYPDKLEKATAVTLPYSVGIGVPKDKPEFRAAVMAALVALQKSGAQAQLLKKWSLPSENLEAPKLIVSN; encoded by the coding sequence ATGCATACAGAACTTATCGACTACGCGCACGGCCGGCAGCGCTCGGCGGCCGCTCGCGGACGCTGGCGCGAACTTGTCGCCGGCGCGCTCTGTCTGCTGGCGCTACTGATAGTGGGCACTCGCCCCGCAATGGCCGCAGGCACCGCGACCCCCGCGGAGTGCAAGGCGCTGCAGGCGAAGTACCCGCAATTGAAGGGCAAGACGCTGACCAATGCGATCAACCCGCATACGCCGGGCTACGAAGCGCTCGATCCGAACGACCCGAGCAAATATATCGGCTTCGATATCGACCTCGGCGAAGCGATCGGCGATTGTCTCGGCTTCAAAATGGCCTATAAGCCCGTGACGTTCGCCGCGTTGCTGACGACGCTGCAAAGCGGCCAGGCCGACATCGTGATCTCGGACATCTACGCAACCGAGGAACGCGCGAAAGCGGCGGACTTCATTACGTATTCGAAGGTGTTTGACGGCGTGCTCGTCGCGAAGGGTAATCCGAAGAAGATCACCGGCATCAACGCGACGATGTGCGGCACGACGGCCGCGGAAAACACCGGTTACGTCGAAGTGCCGCTGATCAACAACCTCGCGCCGGCCTGCAAGGCGGCGGGCAAGCCCGAAGCGACGGTTCAGCTCTACGACAACAATGCGAACTGTATTCAGGCCATTCTCGCGGGCCGCGCGGACACCTACATCAACGACGTGAACACCGTCGACCAGGCTGTGAAGGCCTATCCGGACAAGCTCGAAAAGGCGACGGCCGTCACGCTGCCCTATTCGGTCGGAATCGGCGTACCGAAGGACAAGCCGGAGTTTCGCGCGGCGGTGATGGCGGCGCTCGTCGCACTGCAGAAGTCGGGCGCGCAGGCGCAACTGCTGAAAAAGTGGTCGCTGCCGTCGGAAAATCTCGAAGCGCCGAAGCTGATCGTATCGAACTGA
- a CDS encoding response regulator transcription factor → MRVLLIEDDLQIGQSLLRALKDADYSVDWVRDGIAGCAAIEAAEYTVVLLDLGLPGMSGIELLKTCRSKGNPVPVLILTARDELDARVQGLDLGADDYMLKPFQVPELLARIRAVIRRKAGYAVSRLGDENLSLDLDKRTLCVNGATSVLSAREFALMLAFLERPGTILSREQLEDRLYGWGKEVESNAVDVLIHSVRKKFGLSVIRNVRGLGWTVMLNDAAAKS, encoded by the coding sequence ATGCGAGTGCTACTGATTGAAGACGACCTGCAGATCGGACAAAGCCTGCTGCGTGCGTTAAAAGACGCCGATTACAGCGTCGACTGGGTGCGCGACGGCATCGCCGGCTGCGCGGCGATAGAAGCGGCCGAATACACGGTTGTGCTGCTCGATCTCGGTTTGCCGGGCATGAGCGGCATTGAACTGCTGAAAACGTGCCGCTCGAAGGGCAACCCGGTTCCAGTGCTGATCCTGACCGCGCGCGACGAACTGGACGCACGTGTGCAGGGGCTCGATCTCGGCGCCGACGACTACATGCTCAAGCCGTTCCAGGTACCGGAACTGCTCGCACGAATCCGCGCGGTGATCAGACGCAAGGCTGGCTATGCGGTGTCGCGTCTCGGCGACGAAAATCTGAGCCTCGATCTCGACAAGCGCACGTTGTGCGTCAATGGTGCGACATCGGTGCTGTCCGCGCGCGAATTTGCGCTGATGCTCGCGTTTCTCGAGCGGCCCGGCACTATTCTGTCGCGCGAGCAGCTCGAAGACCGCTTGTACGGATGGGGAAAAGAAGTGGAAAGCAATGCGGTGGACGTGCTGATCCACTCGGTGCGCAAGAAGTTTGGCTTATCCGTCATACGCAATGTGCGCGGACTCGGCTGGACCGTGATGTTGAACGACGCCGCCGCGAAGAGCTGA
- a CDS encoding alpha/beta fold hydrolase yields MNIRRKLAMTLVASLSGLTAIATAASAHAEIQRYTPEPMCKTMDPQTGIEATAREQIAETPRGQFAYYRLGRGSPLVLVTGFRATLTEWDAAFLTELAKHHDVIVFDNRGVGRSEADTSSFSIGDMARDTAALIDALHLHKPTVVGWSMGGAIVQQLAIDSPASMGKMVLLSAPAPGSFGTPLSPQVEATLSGKPGVTLADVMGVLFPAAYVSDAERCFKQDMFTPADYGRHAISGTVTAGQTEALRNWESNDRAGQALRAVHISTLVMSGNDDTVVVQKNAEALEQLLPNARLFVVDGAGHAMMYQYPVALARTINSFAGE; encoded by the coding sequence ATGAACATTCGTCGAAAACTTGCCATGACGCTGGTCGCTTCGCTCAGCGGGCTCACCGCCATTGCAACTGCGGCAAGCGCGCACGCCGAGATTCAACGCTATACACCGGAACCTATGTGCAAGACGATGGACCCGCAAACCGGCATCGAGGCTACCGCCCGCGAACAGATCGCCGAAACGCCACGTGGCCAGTTCGCTTATTACAGGCTCGGCCGGGGTAGCCCGCTCGTGCTTGTCACGGGCTTTCGCGCGACGCTGACCGAGTGGGACGCGGCCTTTCTGACCGAACTCGCGAAGCATCACGATGTGATTGTCTTCGACAATCGTGGCGTCGGCCGCTCGGAGGCAGATACGAGCTCGTTCTCGATCGGCGATATGGCGCGCGACACGGCCGCACTGATCGACGCGCTGCATCTGCACAAGCCGACCGTGGTCGGCTGGTCGATGGGCGGCGCAATCGTTCAGCAGCTGGCCATCGACTCGCCTGCGTCGATGGGCAAGATGGTGCTGTTGAGCGCGCCGGCTCCCGGCAGCTTCGGCACGCCGCTCTCGCCGCAGGTCGAAGCGACGCTGTCCGGCAAGCCCGGCGTCACGTTGGCCGACGTCATGGGCGTGCTGTTTCCCGCGGCGTACGTGAGCGACGCGGAGCGCTGTTTCAAGCAGGACATGTTTACGCCGGCGGACTATGGCAGGCACGCGATTTCAGGCACCGTTACCGCGGGGCAAACCGAAGCGCTGCGCAACTGGGAATCGAACGATCGGGCCGGGCAGGCGCTGCGCGCGGTGCATATCTCGACGCTCGTGATGAGCGGCAATGACGATACCGTGGTGGTGCAGAAGAATGCGGAAGCGCTCGAGCAACTGCTGCCGAATGCGCGCCTCTTTGTCGTCGATGGGGCCGGGCACGCGATGATGTATCAGTATCCGGTGGCGCTCGCGCGCACGATCAATTCATTTGCGGGCGAGTAG
- a CDS encoding methyl-accepting chemotaxis protein: protein MKTMTGWTVRGRLIAGFGSVLVAVIALAAIAIYQVENVRMRLDDIIDVNGVKERFAINFRGSVHDRSIAMRDVTLVPADELPKVIEHINSLEADYQQSAQPLRQIFDQGANVTPEERQIYGRINAARERTMPLISRIIELQKSGDTDGARKLLLADARPAFVDWLAAINTMIDFEESLSQDEGERAREISKQFRLLMATLTALACLFSAGVAWFVVRNVTRSLGADPRDMIAFAESIEAGDLSRRAPVRAGDTSSVMATVTRMRNNLADIVQQVRQAAHGVADASREIAQGNGDLDERTHGQAAALEQATNALGKFDASVQSNADNAVHANELAKRASVTASEGGDAVGRVVDTMHGINTSSNRIGEIISVIDSIAFQTNILALNAAVEAARAGAQGRGFAVVAGEVRILAQRSAEAAREVKALVQDSGARVNEGTRLVDEAGSTIGEVVSSSGSVTTIMSEINDACRQQTQQISEVRAMIDQLENGTRQNVALVQQSGAAADALLDQAERLLTAVGVFKLDNSAAQGASNEGRSSFNAASPAVPMLSAGAA from the coding sequence ATGAAAACAATGACGGGGTGGACAGTTCGGGGCAGGCTGATCGCGGGTTTCGGATCGGTTCTCGTTGCAGTGATCGCGCTCGCCGCGATTGCGATCTATCAGGTCGAGAACGTGCGCATGCGGCTCGACGACATCATCGATGTAAACGGCGTGAAAGAACGCTTCGCGATCAACTTTCGCGGCAGCGTGCACGACCGTTCGATCGCCATGCGAGATGTGACACTGGTCCCCGCCGACGAATTGCCGAAAGTCATCGAACACATCAACAGCCTCGAGGCGGACTACCAGCAGTCCGCGCAACCGCTCAGGCAGATCTTCGATCAGGGGGCGAACGTCACACCCGAAGAACGGCAAATCTACGGACGCATCAATGCCGCACGCGAACGGACAATGCCGCTGATCAGCCGCATCATCGAGCTGCAAAAAAGCGGCGATACCGACGGCGCGCGCAAACTGCTGCTTGCCGACGCGCGGCCCGCCTTCGTCGATTGGCTCGCGGCGATCAACACGATGATCGACTTCGAAGAATCGCTGAGCCAGGACGAAGGCGAACGCGCACGCGAGATCAGCAAGCAGTTCCGTCTGCTGATGGCAACGCTCACGGCGCTCGCCTGTCTATTCAGTGCCGGCGTGGCGTGGTTCGTGGTTCGCAACGTCACGCGGTCGCTCGGCGCGGACCCGCGCGACATGATCGCGTTTGCCGAGTCGATCGAGGCGGGCGACCTGTCGCGCCGCGCGCCAGTGCGGGCCGGCGACACCTCGAGCGTGATGGCGACCGTAACGCGGATGCGCAATAACCTCGCGGACATCGTGCAGCAGGTGCGGCAAGCCGCGCATGGCGTCGCGGACGCGAGCCGCGAGATTGCCCAGGGCAATGGCGATCTCGACGAGCGCACGCACGGCCAGGCGGCGGCGCTCGAACAGGCAACCAATGCACTCGGCAAGTTCGACGCCAGCGTGCAGTCGAACGCGGACAACGCGGTGCACGCCAATGAGCTCGCGAAGCGCGCGTCGGTCACCGCGAGTGAAGGCGGCGATGCGGTCGGCCGTGTCGTCGACACGATGCACGGCATCAATACATCGTCGAACCGCATCGGCGAAATCATTTCGGTAATCGACTCGATTGCGTTCCAGACCAATATTCTCGCGCTCAACGCCGCGGTAGAAGCCGCGCGAGCCGGCGCGCAAGGCCGCGGATTCGCGGTGGTGGCAGGCGAGGTGCGCATACTTGCGCAACGCAGCGCGGAGGCCGCTCGCGAGGTCAAAGCGCTCGTTCAGGACAGCGGCGCACGCGTGAATGAAGGCACGCGCCTCGTCGACGAGGCAGGTTCCACGATCGGCGAGGTCGTATCCTCGTCAGGCAGCGTGACGACGATCATGAGCGAGATCAACGACGCGTGCCGGCAGCAGACGCAGCAGATCAGCGAAGTTCGCGCGATGATCGATCAGCTCGAGAACGGCACGCGCCAGAACGTGGCCCTCGTCCAGCAATCGGGCGCGGCGGCCGATGCGCTGCTCGATCAAGCCGAGCGCCTGCTGACCGCAGTGGGCGTATTCAAGCTCGACAATAGCGCGGCGCAAGGCGCCTCTAACGAGGGCCGCTCGAGCTTCAACGCGGCATCGCCGGCTGTCCCGATGCTTTCGGCGGGCGCGGCCTAA
- a CDS encoding DHA2 family efflux MFS transporter permease subunit yields the protein MDASTNTASPPPLSGGKLVLATLAVALATFMNVLDSSIANVAIPTISGNLGVSVDEGTWVITLFSAANAVAIPLTGWLTQRVGQIKLFVGAILLFVLSSWLCGIAPNLVVLLAARVLQGAVAGPLIPLSQAILLASYPKAKSSTALALWSMTATVGPIAGPALGGWITDSYSWSWIFYINIPVGLFAAAVTWMIYHKRETPARRLPIDKIGLLSLIAWVATLQIMLDKGKDLDWFNSPVICALAVVAGISFVFFLIWELTEKAPIVDLRLFAVHNFRGGTIAISVAYAVFFSNLVILPQWIQGYLNYRSVDAGLVTAPLGIFAVLLAPVMARIMPKSDARILATLAFVGYAIVFFMRSNYTTGVDVWTLILPTLLQGIPTALFFVPLTAIILSGLPPERIPAAAGLSNFVRVFAGGVGTSLATTGWNNRTILHHSQLMEQASVNNPLFTGAVDSLHSTLGGNSSQALAFFERSLNAQAAMLGLNDIFWLSAVIFIVIIPLIWLTKPVKAGAGGAGGAAAAAH from the coding sequence ATGGATGCTTCGACGAACACAGCCAGTCCACCCCCGCTTTCCGGCGGAAAACTGGTGCTCGCCACGCTGGCGGTTGCACTGGCGACGTTCATGAATGTGCTCGATTCGTCGATCGCGAATGTTGCGATCCCAACCATTTCCGGCAACCTCGGCGTGTCGGTCGACGAGGGCACGTGGGTGATCACGCTGTTCTCCGCGGCGAATGCGGTGGCGATCCCGCTGACCGGATGGCTTACGCAGCGTGTCGGCCAGATCAAACTGTTTGTCGGCGCGATTTTGCTATTCGTGCTGTCGTCGTGGCTGTGCGGCATCGCGCCGAACCTTGTCGTGCTGCTTGCCGCTCGCGTGCTGCAGGGTGCGGTGGCGGGGCCATTGATCCCGCTGTCGCAAGCGATTCTCCTTGCCTCGTACCCGAAGGCGAAGAGCTCGACTGCGCTCGCGCTATGGTCGATGACGGCTACAGTCGGACCGATCGCGGGTCCCGCGCTCGGTGGCTGGATTACCGATAGCTATTCGTGGTCGTGGATTTTCTACATCAACATTCCTGTCGGCCTGTTCGCGGCCGCCGTTACATGGATGATCTATCACAAGCGCGAAACGCCGGCGCGGCGCCTGCCGATCGACAAGATCGGCCTGCTTTCGCTGATCGCATGGGTTGCGACGCTGCAAATCATGCTCGACAAAGGCAAAGACCTCGACTGGTTCAATTCGCCGGTGATCTGCGCGCTCGCCGTCGTCGCGGGAATCAGCTTCGTGTTCTTCCTGATCTGGGAGCTGACGGAAAAGGCGCCCATTGTCGATCTACGCCTGTTCGCGGTGCACAATTTCCGCGGCGGCACGATCGCGATTTCCGTTGCGTACGCGGTGTTCTTTTCGAATCTCGTGATCTTGCCGCAGTGGATTCAGGGCTACCTGAACTATCGTTCGGTCGATGCGGGTCTCGTGACCGCGCCGCTCGGCATCTTCGCGGTGCTGCTCGCGCCGGTCATGGCGCGCATCATGCCGAAGTCGGATGCGCGCATTCTCGCGACGCTCGCGTTCGTCGGCTATGCGATCGTGTTCTTCATGCGCTCGAACTACACGACCGGCGTCGACGTCTGGACGCTGATCCTGCCTACGCTGCTGCAAGGCATACCGACCGCGCTGTTCTTCGTGCCGCTCACGGCGATCATCCTGTCGGGTCTGCCGCCCGAGCGGATTCCCGCGGCGGCCGGCCTGTCGAATTTCGTGCGCGTTTTCGCGGGCGGCGTCGGCACCTCGCTCGCGACGACGGGCTGGAACAACCGCACTATCCTCCACCATTCGCAACTGATGGAGCAGGCGAGCGTCAATAACCCCTTGTTCACCGGCGCGGTCGATTCGCTGCATTCGACGTTGGGCGGCAACAGCAGCCAGGCACTGGCGTTCTTTGAACGGTCGTTGAACGCACAGGCCGCGATGCTGGGGTTGAACGACATATTCTGGCTGTCGGCGGTGATTTTTATCGTGATCATTCCGCTGATCTGGCTGACGAAACCGGTCAAGGCCGGTGCGGGCGGTGCGGGCGGGGCGGCCGCGGCGGCGCACTGA
- a CDS encoding MarC family protein, producing MLNELIKTILLLVTGLFPVINPPATAIITLTMIPHATQAQRAELAMRISINSLFILLGSLSIGAYVLSFFGISVPVLRVAGGIVIAVAGWTLLQAPTDDEPDKEAQAETPIERGASLRAKAFYPLTLPITVGPGAISVAIALGTGSPREGLLPVHIAGVGIALAILCASIYVCVRFAGHLERLLGAVGIQVAMRLLAFVLLCIGVQIAWLGIAELLASVHLK from the coding sequence ATGCTGAACGAACTGATCAAGACCATTCTGCTGCTGGTGACCGGTCTCTTCCCGGTCATCAACCCGCCGGCCACCGCGATCATCACGCTGACGATGATCCCGCACGCGACGCAAGCGCAGCGCGCCGAGCTGGCCATGCGTATCTCGATCAACAGCCTGTTCATTCTGCTCGGCTCGTTGTCGATCGGCGCCTATGTGCTGTCGTTCTTCGGCATCTCGGTGCCGGTGTTACGCGTGGCGGGCGGCATCGTGATTGCGGTGGCCGGATGGACGCTGCTGCAAGCGCCGACCGACGACGAACCCGACAAGGAAGCACAGGCCGAAACCCCGATCGAGCGCGGCGCATCGCTGCGTGCGAAAGCGTTCTATCCACTGACACTGCCGATCACCGTCGGGCCCGGCGCGATTTCGGTCGCCATCGCCTTGGGCACGGGCTCGCCGAGGGAGGGATTGTTGCCGGTTCATATTGCCGGTGTCGGCATCGCGCTGGCGATCCTGTGCGCGAGCATCTATGTTTGCGTGCGCTTTGCCGGGCATCTCGAACGGCTGCTCGGCGCGGTCGGGATTCAGGTTGCCATGCGGCTGCTCGCATTCGTGCTGCTGTGCATCGGCGTGCAGATCGCATGGCTCGGTATCGCCGAACTGCTCGCATCGGTGCATTTGAAGTAG
- a CDS encoding amino acid ABC transporter permease/ATP-binding protein — protein sequence MDLFLHYLSLPYLLSGIGFTIAVTVLGLAGGLLVGLVLAAMQLSKVGPLAVIARGYTVIFRGTPLILQLVFAYDALPHIGLKLSALGAAGLALAANEGPFIAEILRAGVLGVDRGQLLAGQALGMTPAVLMRRVISPQAIRTIVPALGNESVSALKNSSLASVIAVDELTLRSTQLASSTFDFFSIFFASGLMYLLLTGAIALIQLFAEAALDLDRAPSERFARLLPWRRRGANADDAAVPQDAMPSGGEAEAAALQSAASGSAHAASMAAALPAHAPSRAAAPSLAERAKRYAQLAQRPAAVRVTGLHKRYGKQTVLDRFDLTVQAGEVIALLGPSGSGKSTLLRCINHLEQWDAGQIHVGGRRLGYREDGRPMRARDIANERASVGVGMVFQQFNLFSHLSARENIAGPLRWVHRMQPADANRRADELLERVGLSHRADALPRHLSGGQQQRVAIARALAPSPRVLLLDEPTSALDPELVGEVLDVIQRLAREEGLTMIISTHQLRFADQVADRVVFMSGGNVVEEGPAHELLRHPQHPLTARFLNVMGADSGFEMATRSETI from the coding sequence ATGGATCTGTTTCTGCACTATTTGAGCTTGCCGTATCTGCTAAGCGGAATCGGCTTTACGATCGCCGTGACCGTGCTCGGACTCGCCGGCGGATTGCTCGTCGGCCTCGTGCTCGCCGCGATGCAGTTGAGCAAGGTCGGCCCGCTCGCGGTGATCGCACGCGGTTATACGGTGATCTTCCGCGGCACCCCGCTGATCCTGCAACTCGTATTCGCGTACGATGCGCTGCCTCATATCGGACTCAAGCTGAGTGCGTTAGGCGCCGCGGGCCTCGCGCTCGCGGCGAACGAAGGGCCGTTTATCGCGGAGATTCTGCGCGCGGGCGTGCTCGGCGTCGATCGCGGACAACTGCTGGCGGGACAGGCACTCGGTATGACGCCGGCCGTGCTGATGCGCCGCGTGATCTCGCCGCAAGCCATCCGCACGATCGTGCCGGCGCTCGGCAACGAGTCGGTCAGCGCATTGAAGAACTCGTCGCTTGCGTCGGTGATCGCCGTCGACGAACTGACGCTGCGCAGCACGCAGCTCGCATCGTCGACGTTCGATTTCTTTTCGATCTTCTTTGCGTCCGGTTTGATGTATCTGCTGCTGACCGGCGCGATTGCGCTGATTCAGCTATTCGCCGAAGCAGCGCTCGATCTCGATCGCGCTCCGTCGGAACGGTTTGCGCGGCTTCTGCCGTGGCGGCGGCGCGGCGCAAACGCCGACGATGCGGCGGTGCCGCAGGATGCCATGCCCAGCGGCGGAGAAGCAGAGGCGGCAGCGCTGCAATCTGCGGCGTCCGGTTCGGCGCACGCAGCTTCAATGGCCGCTGCGCTGCCTGCGCATGCGCCATCGCGCGCAGCGGCTCCGTCGCTGGCCGAGCGCGCAAAGCGTTACGCGCAACTCGCGCAGCGTCCCGCGGCCGTGCGCGTGACGGGGCTGCATAAACGCTACGGCAAGCAGACCGTGCTCGACCGTTTCGATCTGACCGTGCAAGCGGGCGAGGTGATCGCACTGCTTGGCCCGAGCGGCTCGGGCAAGAGTACGCTGCTTCGTTGCATCAACCATCTCGAGCAATGGGACGCGGGGCAGATTCACGTGGGCGGGCGCAGGCTCGGCTATCGCGAAGACGGCCGGCCGATGCGCGCGCGCGATATCGCCAACGAGCGCGCGAGCGTCGGCGTCGGAATGGTGTTCCAGCAGTTCAACCTGTTCAGCCATTTGAGCGCGCGCGAAAACATCGCCGGTCCATTGCGCTGGGTGCATCGCATGCAACCCGCCGATGCGAACCGCCGCGCAGACGAACTGCTTGAACGCGTCGGCTTGAGCCATCGCGCCGATGCGTTGCCGCGCCACCTGTCGGGCGGCCAGCAGCAGCGAGTCGCGATTGCGCGTGCATTGGCGCCGAGTCCGCGCGTGCTGCTGCTCGACGAGCCGACGTCCGCGCTCGATCCGGAGCTCGTCGGCGAAGTGCTCGACGTGATTCAGCGGCTCGCGCGCGAAGAAGGGCTGACGATGATTATCTCCACCCATCAGTTGCGCTTTGCCGATCAGGTCGCCGATCGCGTCGTCTTCATGAGCGGCGGCAACGTCGTCGAGGAAGGACCGGCGCACGAACTGCTCAGGCATCCACAGCATCCATTGACGGCGAGATTCCTCAACGTGATGGGCGCCGATTCAGGGTTTGAAATGGCCACGAGGTCCGAAACGATATGA